The proteins below are encoded in one region of Engraulis encrasicolus isolate BLACKSEA-1 chromosome 1, IST_EnEncr_1.0, whole genome shotgun sequence:
- the LOC134455694 gene encoding zinc finger protein OZF-like — MESVFINTEGAYESPDYLNTEIGSPCYPLSESATVVKIKSDDDCTYDEDDDSSTDPDKGPEPPETLMGDRQVKMEEDDDWQEDSEGSQTRHDAELKSSNKKPVGEIKGKKPYALRVCLRKKHQIMDLRREANQCITCGKVFAHDCDLKRHERIHTGEKPHQCSTCGKSFTRSDDLTRHQTIHTGERPYKCPLCGNSFRRKQELKKHQIVHTREKPHECSTCGKAFTHDRDLQRHERSHTGEKAHQCTTCGKAFSRSQELKRHQSVHTGEKPYQCTTCGKAFSRNDHLLQHQLAHAAEKPFECSVCGRGFTIKDVLKRHERSHTGEKAYQCSLCGLTFTRKDHVLKHHRNHLAIHQKTRPGEKPYECATCGEAFAEPCVLSMHMKVHSGEKKHVCVTCGKGYVCASDLTVHERTHTGEKPFECGTCGKAFKRQKDLNYHLRIHTGENLHHCATCGKAFVARNERDIHQRTHTGEKPFQCTICPKAFARRSHLSRHERTHTGA; from the exons ATGGAGagcgtgtttataaacacggagGGTGCCTACGAATCTCCTGATTATTTAAATACTGAAATTGGATCACCATGTTATCCGTTGTCAGAATCGGCCACAGTGGTTAAAATAAAGTCAGACGATGACTGTACATACGACGAGGACGATGACTCTTCGACAGATCCGGACAAAG GTCCTGAGCCACCAGAGACACTAATGGGAGATCGGCAGGTCAAAATGGAGGAGGACGACGACTGGCAGGAAGACAGCGAAGGCTCCCAGACCA GGCATGATGCAGAATTGAAATCATCGAACAAGAAACCTGTGGGCGAAATAAAAGGAAAAAAGCCTTATGCACTTAGAGTCTGTCTTCGAAAAAAGCACCAGATAATGGATCTCAGAAGAGAAGCGAACCAATGCATTACATGTGGGAAGGTGTTCGCCCATGATTGTGATTTAAAGAGACACGAGAGGATCCACACCGGAGAAAAGCCGCATCAGTGTAGTacatgtggaaagagttttactaGAAGCGACGACCTCACGCGGCACCAAACCATCCACACGGGAGAAAGGCCGTATAAGTGCCCACTATGTGGAAATTCTTTTAGACGCAAACAGGAACTAAAGAAACATCAGATTGTCCACACGAGAGAAAAGCCGCATGAGTGCAgcacatgtggaaaggccttcACACACGATCGGGACTTGCAGAGACATGAGAGGAGCCACACTGGAGAAAAGGCGCATCAGTGTACCACTTGTGGAAAAGCTTTTTCCCGCTCACAAGAGCTCAAGAGGCACCAGTCAGTCCACACTGGAGAAAAACCATACCAATGCACAACATGTGGAAAAGCTTTTAGTCGAAATGACCATCTCCTCCAACACCAACTAGCCCACGCCGCAGAAAAACCATTTGAGTGCAGCGTGTGTGGAAGGGGTTTTACAATCAAAGATGTCCTGAAGAGACACGAGCGATCCCACACTGGAGAGAAGGCATACCAGTGTAGCTTGTGCGGACTGACCTTTACCCGTAAAGACCACGTCTTAAAGCACCATCGAAACCATCTTGCCATTCATCAGAAAACTCGTCCTGGCGAAAAGCCGTATGAATGTGCGACGTGTGGAGAGGCCTTTGCGGAGCCCTGTGTTCTGAGCATGCACATGAAAGTTCACAGTGGAGAAAAGAAGCATGTATGTGTTACATGTGGAAAGGGCTATGTGTGCGCAAGTGACTTAACTGTGCACGAAAGAACgcacactggagaaaagccatTTGAATGCGGCACGTGTGGAAAAGCCTTTAAACGCCAAAAAGATCTCAACTATCATCTGcgtattcacactggagagaatcTGCATCACTGTGCCACATGTGGGAAGGCCTTTGTAGCGCGCAACGAACGGGACATACACCAGCGGACCCACACGGGAGAAAAACCATTCCAGTGCACCATATGTCCCAAGGCCTTTGCAAGACGAAGTCATCTGTCTAGACATGAACGAACTCATACTGGAGCATAG